CGGGCGCCAATGTGCCTATCATCCGTTTCTCGGATGTATTGCTGATCCATGCCGAGGCTGAGAATGAGCTGAACGGGCCCACTGCTAAAGCTTATGCCTCAGTTAACCGTGTACGCAGACGCGCCGGACTGGACGACCTGACCGGGTTGGATCAGAACTCATTCCGTGACGCGGTTTATTTAGAGCGCCGTTTGGAGTTTGTTTTCGAGTATCAACGTTGGTTCGATCTCATCCGCGAGCGGGATGCATCGGGTAAAGGAATACTGGAAGCTGCCCTGCTTAAAGTTGGCAAAACCAATGTGAGCAAAGGCGCGGCGGGTAAGTTTTACCTGTTCCCGATACCGCAGCAGGAGATTGATAACAGTAATGGTAAGCTAACGCAGAATCCGGGCTGGCAGTAAGCAGCAAATGAAACTCGCAAATTCAAGCGTGTGGTCGGGGCTTTCACCATAGGTGTTCGGAAGAGATAAAAAGCGGGGGGGAGAGAATGTGCGATTCCCTCCCTTGGGAGGGTGTAGGGGGGGGGTACGCCCTGCAAACCAACTATGCAAGGCGCATAAACCCCTCCCTGCCACTGCACAAACCAACCGCACCCCTCCCGAGGGAGGGAATTAAAAAATCTACCGGACAGCTATGGTGTTTTCACCGCACCACATGATCTAAAGAAGTAACATTAATTGAAACGACAACAACATGCCCCGAAAGCGGTGCGGTGAAAACACCGACCACGGGCTCTAAATCTCTATGAAAAAGATAACCATATTCCTGCTCATCCTCGCCGCCTTAACCGGCCGGGTATCAGCACAAAGCGCCCCCATCGAAAGCGGCTCGCACGGCATCGACCCTCGGGTTTGCGAAGCCGTGTTCCAGGTACTTGACAAGTACATGACAACCTTCAATGCCAAAGATCTGAAGGGCTGGGAGGATACCTACCAGTTCCCGCACTATAGGCTGGCAGGCGGCAAGATGTCGGTACTGGAAAAGGCCGGTCTGCGCGATTCTGCCAAAGTATTTGGCGAATTGCAAAAGCAAGGCTGGGACCATAGCCAGTGGGACCACCGCAATATTGTGCAGGCCTCGGCAGATAAGGTGCATGTGGATACCCGCTTTTCGCGCTTTAGGGCGGATGGCAGCCTGATAGGGCATTATGAATCACTATACATTTTAACCAAAGAAAATGGCCGCTGGGGCGTAAAATTCCGCTCCAGTTATGCCGAATAAAACCTACTATAACATGAAAACAAAAAAGATAACCTTGTTCCTGTCGCTTGGCCTGCTTGCAGCAATTACGGCCAAAGCGCAAAACGGACAAACACCGGTATTTGGCGGCACGGTGGGCAAAACGCTTGATGATTCGAAGGAGTGGTGGCCCGAGCCTCATAAAGCGCCCGCCGGCGCGCCAAACGTATTATGGATCATTTTGGATGATGTTGGCTTTGGGGCCACGAGCACCTTTGGCGGCATCATCAAAACTCCAAACTTTGGTACGCTGGCCAATAATGGTTTGCGTTACACCAATTTCCACACGGCGGGTATTTGCGCGCCAACGCGGTCGGCCCTGTTAACCGGGCGTAATCATCATTACGTGCATGAGGGTGGGTTTTCGCACGTTACCCTATCGGCAGGGTTTCCGGGGTACGACGGCCGGATCCCATCGGATAAGGGGACTATTGCCGAGATTTTGCGCGAGAATGGTTACAACACCTTCGCGGTGGGTAAATATGGTTTAACACCAGATGAGGATGCCACCGATGCCGGTCCGTTTGACCGTTGGCCTACGGGTAAAGGTTTTGATCATTTCTTCGGGTTTTTAGGCTCGGCAACCGATCAGTACAAACCCGATCTGGTAGAGGATAACGCTCATGTAACACCGGATGGTCGTCATCTTACAGATCAGATCACCGATAAAGCTATTTTTTACCTAACCCGCCAGCACAAAGTAGCACCCGATAAACCATTCTTTTTATACTATGCGCCGGGAGCAACCCACTCGCCGCACCAGGTAGCCAAAGAATGGAGCGACCTGTACAAAGGCCAGTTTGATAACGGTTGGGACGATTTCAGGGAGAAAGTTATCGCAAGGCAAAAGCAATTGGGCATTATCCCTAAATACGCCAAACTACCCGAGCGTAACACCCGCATCCCGGCCTGGAAATCATTACCGGAGGCCGAGAGAAAACTGTATGCTCGCTTTATGGAGGTATATGCAGGTTACTTAACCTATACCGATCATGAGGTTGGCCGTTTAATTAACCACCTGAAACAAAGCGGCCAGTTGGATAACACCCTGGTGTTTGTAATTATTGGCGATAATGGCGCGAGTAAAGAAGGTACGGCTCATGGGGTGATCAATCCTAAAAAGAACTCGCCTAAACTGGCTACCGAAGAGGCTTTCCTGAAAACTAATATCGAGGATATTGACGATATAGGCACACCGCAGGCCAGCACCAATTACCCGCTGGGCTGGGCGCAGGCAGCTAACACACCGTTTAAATACTGGAAACAGGATGCCAACTCGGAAGGTGGTACCCGAAACCCGCTTATTGTTTATTATCCTAAAGGCATTAAAGATAAGGGCACTATCCGCACCCAATACGGCCACGTGATTGATGTGCTGCCAACTACTTTAGAGTACACCGGCATCAAATTGCCTGAATATATCCGTGGTATTAAACAGGATACTTTGCAGGGCACTTCATTGGTTTATTCGTTCGATCATCCCGAAGCAAAATCGAAACATGTGTTACAGCACTATTACATTTTTGGTTCGAGATCAATTTATAACGATGGCTGGAAAGCCGAAGCTGCGCACCATCCGGATAATGTGGAGCTGGGCGATTTTAAAGTAGGGCAGAACGTACCAGATAAAAGCTTTGATGAGGATACCTGGGAACTGTACAACCTGAACGAAGATTTTAACGAGCGTATCGACCTCGCCAAAAAATACCCCGAAAAGTTAAAAGAACTGAAAGCGGTATTTGAAGCGCAGGCGTAGAAAAACAACCTGTACCCATTTATTGATTGGTACGA
The sequence above is a segment of the Mucilaginibacter celer genome. Coding sequences within it:
- a CDS encoding arylsulfatase, producing the protein MKTKKITLFLSLGLLAAITAKAQNGQTPVFGGTVGKTLDDSKEWWPEPHKAPAGAPNVLWIILDDVGFGATSTFGGIIKTPNFGTLANNGLRYTNFHTAGICAPTRSALLTGRNHHYVHEGGFSHVTLSAGFPGYDGRIPSDKGTIAEILRENGYNTFAVGKYGLTPDEDATDAGPFDRWPTGKGFDHFFGFLGSATDQYKPDLVEDNAHVTPDGRHLTDQITDKAIFYLTRQHKVAPDKPFFLYYAPGATHSPHQVAKEWSDLYKGQFDNGWDDFREKVIARQKQLGIIPKYAKLPERNTRIPAWKSLPEAERKLYARFMEVYAGYLTYTDHEVGRLINHLKQSGQLDNTLVFVIIGDNGASKEGTAHGVINPKKNSPKLATEEAFLKTNIEDIDDIGTPQASTNYPLGWAQAANTPFKYWKQDANSEGGTRNPLIVYYPKGIKDKGTIRTQYGHVIDVLPTTLEYTGIKLPEYIRGIKQDTLQGTSLVYSFDHPEAKSKHVLQHYYIFGSRSIYNDGWKAEAAHHPDNVELGDFKVGQNVPDKSFDEDTWELYNLNEDFNERIDLAKKYPEKLKELKAVFEAQA